From bacterium, one genomic window encodes:
- the map gene encoding type I methionyl aminopeptidase, translating to MIPLKTTEEIGYIRESGIIVAGALDKLMKVIGPGIKTIELDRLAGEFIHTKGAESAFLGFKGFPKSICVSVNNEVIHGIPCERVIKKGDIVSLDIGVVKNGYYADAAVTVGVEEIKEDAEKLMHSTREALFKGIEKTFSGNRLGDISWAIQYNVEKAGFSVVRKFVGHGIGKQLHEEPQIPNFGSPGQGPKLREGMVLAIEPMVNFGGYEVDVCDDGWTAITKDRSLSAHFEHTVAITANGPVILTLIE from the coding sequence ATGATTCCACTTAAGACTACGGAAGAAATAGGATATATCCGTGAAAGTGGGATAATAGTTGCGGGCGCGCTGGATAAATTAATGAAAGTTATTGGACCCGGTATAAAGACAATAGAACTGGATCGGCTGGCAGGCGAATTTATTCATACTAAAGGAGCGGAATCAGCATTTTTAGGTTTTAAAGGATTTCCAAAAAGCATATGTGTTTCAGTAAATAACGAAGTTATTCATGGTATCCCGTGTGAACGTGTAATTAAAAAAGGGGATATTGTAAGTTTGGATATTGGTGTTGTGAAAAACGGGTATTATGCTGACGCGGCGGTAACAGTAGGGGTTGAAGAAATTAAAGAAGATGCGGAAAAACTGATGCATTCGACACGGGAAGCTCTTTTTAAGGGTATAGAAAAGACTTTTTCAGGTAACAGATTGGGTGATATTTCTTGGGCTATTCAGTATAATGTTGAAAAAGCCGGATTCTCGGTAGTAAGGAAGTTTGTCGGGCATGGCATAGGAAAACAGCTTCATGAAGAGCCTCAAATACCTAATTTTGGAAGTCCCGGACAGGGCCCGAAGTTGAGAGAGGGTATGGTATTAGCTATAGAGCCAATGGTAAATTTTGGCGGTTATGAAGTGGATGTTTGTGATGACGGATGGACAGCTATTACAAAAGATAGAAGTTTATCAGCACATTTTGAGCATACAGTTGCCATTACGGCAAATGGGCCGGTGATTTTAACATTGATAGAATAA
- the infA gene encoding translation initiation factor IF-1, with protein MAKEKAVEVEGKVVEALPNAMFRVELKNGHKMLAHISGKMKMNFIRILPGDRVLVELSPYDLSRGRITYRYK; from the coding sequence ATGGCTAAAGAGAAAGCTGTTGAGGTTGAAGGTAAAGTAGTAGAAGCATTACCTAATGCTATGTTCCGTGTTGAACTGAAAAATGGGCATAAAATGCTTGCCCATATTTCAGGAAAAATGAAAATGAATTTTATCAGGATTCTGCCGGGAGACAGGGTTTTAGTTGAATTGTCGCCTTATGATTTAAGCAGGGGAAGGATTACATATAGATATAAATAG
- the rpmJ gene encoding 50S ribosomal protein L36 codes for MKVRASVKPICEKCKIIRRKNVVRIICKNPKHKQRQK; via the coding sequence ATGAAAGTGAGAGCATCAGTAAAACCAATTTGTGAAAAGTGCAAGATAATCAGAAGAAAAAATGTAGTAAGGATTATTTGTAAAAATCCTAAACATAAACAGAGGCAGAAATAA
- the rpsM gene encoding 30S ribosomal protein S13 translates to MARIAGVDIPREKRVEIALTYIHGIGRKISNDILKRARVNPDTRVRSLTEEEAGRINEIVAREYKVEGEIRTAVAMNIKRLMDIGSYRGVRHRKGLPSRGQRTRTNARTRKGPRRTMGIKKGKIEK, encoded by the coding sequence ATGGCACGAATTGCTGGAGTGGATATTCCAAGAGAGAAAAGGGTAGAAATAGCCTTGACTTATATACACGGTATCGGAAGAAAAATATCGAATGATATTTTGAAAAGGGCCAGGGTCAATCCTGATACAAGGGTGAGAAGTCTGACCGAGGAAGAAGCAGGACGTATTAATGAAATAGTTGCACGGGAATATAAAGTTGAGGGAGAAATAAGGACTGCTGTTGCCATGAACATCAAGAGGCTGATGGATATAGGGTCTTACCGGGGTGTCCGTCATAGAAAGGGTTTGCCTTCCCGCGGCCAGCGGACACGTACAAATGCAAGAACAAGAAAGGGCCCAAGAAGGACAATGGGGATAAAGAAAGGTAAAATTGAAAAATGA
- the rpsK gene encoding 30S ribosomal protein S11 encodes MSTKKKEKKDIRNGIAHIHSTFNNTIVTITDLQGNVICWSSAGITGFSGSRKSTPFAAQRAAENCAQKAAGHGMKKIDVYVKGPGAGREAAIRALQTAGIEISLIKDVTPIPHNGCRPPKRRRV; translated from the coding sequence ATGAGTACAAAGAAAAAGGAAAAAAAAGATATCAGAAACGGCATCGCTCATATTCATTCAACGTTTAATAATACCATAGTAACTATTACTGATTTACAGGGAAATGTAATTTGCTGGTCAAGCGCAGGGATTACCGGTTTTAGCGGTTCAAGAAAGAGTACTCCCTTTGCTGCCCAGAGGGCCGCAGAGAACTGCGCACAAAAAGCTGCCGGTCATGGGATGAAAAAAATAGATGTATACGTAAAAGGCCCTGGTGCGGGGAGGGAGGCAGCTATACGCGCCCTTCAGACAGCAGGAATAGAGATAAGTTTAATAAAAGATGTAACACCGATTCCTCATAATGGATGCAGACCGCCGAAGAGGAGAAGGGTGTAA
- the rpsD gene encoding 30S ribosomal protein S4, giving the protein MARYLASDCKLCRKTDFKLFLKGNRCYSDKCTLEKRKVLPGQHGANKKKLSEYGLRLREKQRLRFTYGLLEKQFSNYFDKAAKAKGITGENLLLQMERRLDNIVFKLGFAVSRMEARQLVTHGHFLVNKRKVSFPSFSVKIGDVIEIKEKSKENVRIKEGLELLEKRGQTNWLELNKEQLKGVVKYFPARDEMGIPIQEKLVVEFYSR; this is encoded by the coding sequence ATGGCAAGATATTTGGCTTCAGATTGTAAATTATGCAGAAAAACAGATTTTAAATTATTTTTAAAGGGAAACAGGTGTTATTCGGATAAATGCACCCTGGAAAAAAGAAAGGTTCTTCCGGGACAGCACGGGGCAAATAAGAAAAAATTATCTGAATACGGATTGAGGCTTAGGGAAAAGCAGCGTTTAAGGTTTACCTATGGGCTTTTGGAGAAACAGTTTAGCAATTATTTTGATAAGGCGGCCAAGGCAAAAGGGATTACAGGAGAGAATCTTTTATTACAGATGGAAAGACGTTTAGATAATATAGTTTTTAAATTGGGATTCGCGGTTTCCAGAATGGAAGCCAGGCAATTAGTTACACATGGGCATTTTTTGGTCAATAAAAGGAAAGTAAGTTTTCCTTCCTTTTCAGTGAAAATTGGAGATGTGATTGAAATAAAAGAGAAATCGAAAGAGAATGTCAGGATAAAAGAAGGATTGGAATTGCTTGAAAAACGCGGACAAACAAACTGGCTGGAATTAAATAAAGAACAGTTAAAAGGAGTTGTGAAATATTTCCCGGCAAGAGATGAAATGGGTATTCCGATACAAGAAAAATTGGTTGTAGAATTTTATTCACGTTAA
- a CDS encoding DNA-directed RNA polymerase subunit alpha, whose amino-acid sequence MEKTLWKGMERPRKVIVEQDTLTPTYGKFIAEPFERGYGITIGNSLRRVLISSLPGAAVTSVKFEGITHEFTTIPEIKEDVTDIILNLKELVLKLNGTGPVNINLNVHGEKEVKAKDIEAPSSIEILNPEQHIATLGKRGKLNLELTVDVGRGYVPAEFNKKEGQAIGVIPVDSLFSPVKKVTFDVQKTRIGQMTDYDRVVLEIWTNGSIKPEDALGYAAKIVKDHMSVFINFEEKEEVISDEKDEDKKLNELLDQSVEELELSVRAANCLRNSEIKTIRDLVHRSEIDMLKFRNFGRKSLNEIKEILVSMGLSFGMKIDEKNKKRKEE is encoded by the coding sequence ATGGAAAAAACACTTTGGAAAGGTATGGAGAGGCCAAGAAAAGTTATAGTTGAGCAGGACACCTTGACTCCTACCTATGGAAAATTTATTGCAGAACCTTTTGAAAGGGGTTACGGGATCACAATTGGCAATTCGCTTCGGCGGGTATTAATTTCATCTCTACCGGGAGCGGCGGTGACTTCTGTAAAATTTGAAGGTATTACACATGAATTTACTACTATCCCGGAGATTAAAGAAGATGTTACTGATATAATTTTAAACCTGAAAGAATTAGTGTTAAAATTAAACGGGACAGGTCCTGTAAATATTAATTTAAATGTTCACGGTGAAAAGGAAGTAAAAGCCAAAGATATAGAAGCCCCTTCTTCTATAGAAATATTAAATCCGGAACAGCATATTGCGACACTCGGGAAAAGAGGGAAACTTAATTTAGAGTTAACAGTAGATGTAGGCCGTGGTTATGTGCCTGCGGAATTTAATAAAAAAGAAGGACAGGCCATTGGTGTTATTCCTGTAGATTCTCTTTTTTCACCTGTTAAAAAAGTGACCTTTGATGTGCAGAAAACAAGAATCGGACAAATGACAGATTATGACCGTGTGGTTTTGGAAATCTGGACAAATGGAAGTATTAAACCGGAAGACGCTTTAGGGTACGCGGCCAAGATAGTGAAAGATCATATGTCGGTTTTTATTAATTTTGAAGAAAAAGAAGAAGTAATCTCTGATGAGAAAGATGAAGATAAAAAACTTAATGAATTATTGGACCAGAGTGTAGAGGAATTGGAACTCTCTGTCCGTGCGGCCAATTGCCTGAGGAATTCAGAAATAAAGACAATAAGAGATTTAGTGCATAGGTCCGAAATTGATATGTTAAAATTCAGAAATTTCGGAAGAAAATCCTTGAATGAAATCAAGGAAATTTTAGTCAGCATGGGTCTTTCTTTCGGGATGAAGATAGATGAAAAAAATAAGAAGAGGAAAGAGGAGTAA
- a CDS encoding putative toxin-antitoxin system toxin component, PIN family: MKIVLDTNVLFQAIYSDKGASHKILSLIRSGDLTLLISTTVITEYEEVLKRNIGELNLNKENIEDLLVYFGYIGKRVIPHYLWRPNLQDEDDNIFVELALNGNADWLITQNISDFRNNAELRFYDLKIDTPSNFQKYWRKKNEK, translated from the coding sequence ATGAAAATAGTTTTGGATACCAATGTGCTATTCCAAGCAATCTATAGTGATAAAGGCGCATCGCATAAGATATTGTCCTTAATAAGGTCAGGGGACTTGACATTACTGATTTCAACGACAGTAATTACTGAATATGAGGAAGTTCTCAAACGAAACATCGGGGAGCTAAATTTAAACAAAGAAAATATTGAGGACCTTCTGGTTTATTTTGGTTATATTGGCAAAAGGGTTATTCCGCACTACTTATGGCGTCCTAATTTACAAGATGAAGATGATAATATATTTGTTGAATTGGCATTAAACGGCAATGCCGATTGGCTTATAACACAAAATATCAGTGATTTTAGAAATAACGCCGAATTAAGATTTTACGATCTCAAGATTGACACACCATCAAATTTTCAGAAATATTGGAGGAAGAAAAATGAAAAATAA
- a CDS encoding toxin-antitoxin system HicB family antitoxin produces MKNKASVLTIRIPKRLKNEIEKVSDTQGVSINQFALFAFTKEIVEIEDNKYFQKILKNKTREEILSNYDNIMSGKKYSNENVPDWDKI; encoded by the coding sequence ATGAAAAATAAAGCTAGCGTTTTAACCATTCGTATACCAAAAAGATTGAAAAATGAAATTGAAAAGGTGTCTGATACCCAAGGGGTATCAATAAACCAATTCGCGTTATTCGCATTTACGAAAGAAATAGTTGAAATTGAGGACAATAAGTATTTTCAAAAAATATTAAAAAATAAAACCCGGGAAGAGATATTAAGCAATTACGACAATATTATGTCTGGTAAAAAATATTCAAATGA